The DNA region TTTCGCCCCCGGGATAGGCGCTTCTTTGCTGACCGAATCCCAGTTATCCGCCTCCGCCCCTTCCGGCAGCGACAGCGCGCGGTTCAGTTCGCCCATCACGCGGTCGAACGGCATCCCTTCCTGCGTCCCGCTGGCGAAGTAGATCCCGCGCGGAGAGAACTCGGTTTCGAAGTTGGAGCGGGCAAAGACCGTGCTCAGATAGTCCGCCAGCAGCGGACGCAGCGCGGCGAACTCCTGCGGGAAGAGATACGCTTCGGCACGGGTTTTCGCGTCATGCTCTTTCAGCATGGTTTCCGGCAGCCCGGCGTCGAGGCGCTGCTGCAGCAGAGAAAACTCCTGCTGGAAGTTGCCCATCAGGTCGTAATCGGCGTGCCTGGTTTGCTCCCACGGCAGCGTGAAGCCCCAGATCTGGTCGCGCTGCGCTTTGTCGTAGTCGGCAAACCAGGCGCGGAAGCCTTTAAGCAGGTCGGCCTTGGTCACCATCACGTAGACCGGGAAGCGGATGCCCAGCTGTTCATGCAGCTCGGACAGGCGCTGGCGCAGGTTCACCGCCTGCTGGCGGGAGGCCTCGGCAGACTGGGTGAGCAGGTCAGAAATGCTGATGGTAATGATGACGCCGTTGATCGGCTGGCGGCGGCGATACTTACGCAGTAACCCCATGAACTCCAGCCATTCACCGGCGTCCTGCACCTGCTCGCTCTCCTGGGTGGTGTAGCGGCCCGCGGTGTCCAGCAGCACTGCCTCGTTGGTGAACCACCAGTCGCAGTTACGCGTGCCGCCAATACCGCGCAGCGCGGTCTTACCGAAACGATCCGCCAGCGGGAACTGTAGCCCGGAGTTGACCAGCGCCGTGGTTTTACCGGAACCCGGCGCGCCGATAATGACGTACCACGGCAGCTGATAGAGATATTGCGTGCTGAAGCGCTGCGTCCACTGGGCGCCCTGTCCCGCCTTGCTGAAGTGCGCTTTTTTCAGCATCTGCGCGGCTTCATCAAAGCGGCTGGCGAGGATCTGCTCCTCGCTGTTCAGGCGCTTCTGCGGGTCCGCGGCTTCCGGGGTTTCCGCGTTCTCTTTAAGCTTGTCCATCAGCTTGCGGTTCAGCCAGGCATTGTACAGGCGCGGCAGAATGTGGCCCTGCGCCCAGAGCAGGTAGACCACGGCAATGCTGATAATGCGGTTCTGTTCAGACTCAAGCGGTCGCGTGTCCACGATGGACAGCAGGGGACCAATCATCCAGATCACCGCCGCCAGCGCCGTGACGCCGAGGAAGCTCCACAGAATGCGGTTGGTCAAAATGGAAAGAAGTGTAGTCAGCATTCCTTAGTTTCCTTGCGGCAATCCGTTCAGCTCGGCCTGGGTGTTTTCAGGCGACACCAGCAGAGTAATTTCCACACGGCGGTTACGGGCGCGGTTTTCAGGCGTCGTGTTCGGCGCCACCGGGTTAATCTCGCCCCGCCCTTCCGCCTTCACGCGGCCAGGCTGGGAGAGGCTCTCCTGCAGCATTTTCTGCACCGAGCGGGCGCGTTCCAGAGAGAGTTCATAGTTAGAGGCAAAGCGCGCGCTGCGGATCGGCACGTTGTCGCTGTAGCCCACCACCAGAATTTTGCCGCTGACGTTATTCATCGCCTGCGCAATGCGGTTGATGACCGGCTCATAGCGATCGCGTACGACGGTAGAGGCAGAGGCAAACAGCCCGTCGCCCTTCAGGATCACGACGCTGCGGTCCGCTTCGTCTTTCACCGCGACGAGGCCAGCCTCGATTTCAGGCTTCAGGAAGCCGCGCAGGTTCAGCACCGCCGGTAGCTGACGGGCCGGTTGCTGAATCGTGGTTTCCGGCAGCTGGGACTGGTAAATCTTCGCCAGCACCGGGCTGGTGTTATCGCCAAGACGCCAGTTAAGCACGATATAAAACAGACAGGCGATAAACCCGGCCAGCGCCACGCAGGCCCACAGGGGAACCATTGGCCGCCAGAGCTTGCGCAGCACCGGACGATCTTCCGGATGGGGAGAAAGCGCTGGCGGATAGCTACCGCGCACGCCGCGGATCATCTGCCACAGGCGCTGCTTGATGGTTTCAAGCTGGGTGCGGCCATTGTCGAGCACCCGATAACGGCCTTCAAAGCCCAGCAGCAGGCAGAAGTTGATCATCTCCAGCAGCAGAATATGCTCGCGCGGGTTCTGCGACAGGCGCGCCAGCAGCTGGAAGAACTTCTCCCCGCCCCAGGTTTCGTTATGGAACGTCACCAGCAGGCCGTTGCTTGACCAGACGCCGCTGCTGCCCCAGGGGGTGAGCGCGGCGGCCTCATCGAGGGCCGTACACAGGCAGTAGCGTGCCCCGACGATCACTTCGTAGGGCAGCCCCGCCTGCTGACAGCGGACTTCGAAACGGCGAATCTCATCAATCAGGCGCTGGCGGAGCGCCACCTGATCGTCATGCGACACCGAATGACGGATCTGCGGAATCGCATTGAGCAGCGGGTTGGCGGCCGCCACCAGCTGATTGTTGCTACTGGCTCCGGTAAACGCGGCATCACTGCCGGTGTCCTGTCGTTCCTGCATATTAAGCGCTCGCTTTATTATTCTGTCGGGCTACGGATGGCCCAAAACTCCATATCCAGCCCCGGGAATTCCCCTGCAAGGTGCAGGGCGAATGCGCCGGACTTATCCATCTCGTGCCACAGCTCGCTGCCCTTCTCCAGTTCAAAGTAGCTGTAGCCGGCATGCCACGGGATCTGCGGCGGCGCGACAGGCATGGCGCGCAGCATAATGCCCGGCAGCTGCAGCTGAACCAGATCGCGGATTTTCGACACCGGTGCGACCTTCATCTGCGCCGGGAAATGGGTTTGCAGATGTTCGCCCGGCACATTGGCCTTGACGGCCAGCACGAAGCCAAACTCGCGCACCATGCTGGTTTCAGGCACCGTGGCGATGTTCAGGCCGTGAGAGCGCTCGTTAAGCGGCAGCTGAATCGCGTGATCTTCCATCACCAGCGACAGCCCCTGACGCAGCATCAGCATCAGCTTGCTGAAGCAGTTTGCCAGATCGTCATGATCGTAAATCGGCAGCACGCTTTCGGCGGCGCGCTGCGAGGTCCAGGTGGCGAGTTCGGTCGCGAACGGCAGCCAGCTGCGCCAGAGCGTTTCGGGATGCAGCAGCGGGAGGGTTTTTAAATGCGATACCTCACCCAGATGACGGTTCACCAGCGAAAGCAGCGTAAATTCAATCAGCTCAGAGGTGTTAAAGCGGCCAGGCTGGCGCAAGCGACCGCCAATTTGCTGGCTGCGCTGTACCAGCAGGCCGTGCAGATCGTTGTTCATGCTGTAGATCTGCGGGCTGTTGTTGGCGTTCAGCATCGGCGGGATATAGCTGTTGTCGAGCCGTACGTGGTTGTCGTTTCGCTTCTCGGTGACAAACGCCACGCCGATGGCGGTCCACTCTGCCGTGAGGTCTTTTTCCAGCATCAGGGTCAGACGCAGGCGGCCAAACTGGACGGTAGCATCCCCCACCGACATGGCGTTATCGTCTTCCACCTCCTGCTCGAAGGCGACGAAGCGCGCCAGCGAGGACGACTCTTCGCTAAAAATCACCTCTTCTCTCTCGCCGCGACGAACCGGCAGCGCGAGCACCACCTTTTCGTTGGTGAGATTGTCAGGGATGCTGAGCGGCACAGGGCCGTTGCGCCCGTTACGCACCTGGAAGAAGGTGCCGTCCGGCAGCAGGCCGCTGCAGTAGCTCAGGGCAATGCATCCCTGACGAAGCATCGCTTCATCCAGTTCAACGTCAAGAAAACCCCAGAGATAGGACCGCTGTAGCGCACCCCATTCACGAACATGGTTGAGCAGATAGCTTTCAGTCCGCTGAAAATGGTGTGGACGCAGGAACATGCCTTCGGTCCAGACGACCTTTTCTGCTTTCGTCATGATGATGTGTTTCCTGTTTTGAAGCGCGTTACTGGCTGATGACCCGAATGCCGTTCACGTCGAGAAAAACGTTGGCCTGGAGCTCATCTGCGGACCCTTTCCAGAACTGGTAGATATGATTTTCGCCAGGCACGGGCAGAGGGAGTGAAACGCGCCATTTTTTGCCATCCAGCATCTGATACTCCGCCATCACGCCGATATAGCGGGCTTCCGGAGAGCTTTGCCCGCTGAGGGTTTTTGACAGCTGTCCCGGCATCAGGAAGAACACATCGCTGTTCAGCAGATTCGCGCCAAGCGTGGCTGACGCGTTGTTCTGCAGCGAATAGAAGTCGCTGGACATGAAATCCGCATCGGATTTCAGCAACAGCACCCGGACCTTAAGCGGCGCAGAGTCATTGATTTGTGGATGAGCCTGAAACTGCAGATTGTAGCGGGAGGGGTCGCTGTGTGAAGACGACGTACAGCCACTGACAAGGGCGAAAATCACCGCGTAAAAGAATAACCACAGCTTATGAAAATTTTTATGATTCATAAAAATGCGCTCATGAAAGCCGTTTAGTTCAGGATCCAGGTACCGTTAGCGCTGTCTTTGCAGGCCTTGCTGTTGCCATCGACGTCGACGCAGGTCGCTTTTTTACGTGCCTTCGGACGAATAGCCTGTTTACGCACGGCAGCGTCGTACTGGTCAGCCTTGATCACGGCGCGCATCGGGACGTAACCAATCAGCTGTTCATTACCTTCATCGGCAAGCGCCATCCAGTAGTGTTCAACCTGCCCCAGCACCACGTAGGTTTTTCCGGTCTCAAGATTACGGATAACTTTCCCACCGAAGTCAGGTCGACTCATCAGGGAGGCCGGGTACATAGCGCGATAAGGCTCGTTGACCGGCGTGAACTCCGCTGGCGGGGTAACGGCGTGACGGTGGGTTAAGGTGACGCCGTTGACCTGGCTGGTCTCGATCGTATCGTCGTTGATTACAGGTTTCTGCGGCGCTTTACAGCCCGCCACCGCCATTACAAACAGAAGTGAAAACAGTACGCGCATTTTCATATGCTTTTCCGTAGCGATATTTCGATGATGAAGATAAGGGGGTGAAGTTTGACTTAAGTGCTATTGTTAAAATAGCCAGGATATTTTCAGGGCGTGACTATTTTAAGGGCATAGCTACCGCACGAGCCCTTCAGAATAAGGCCCAGCGTCTTCCTGACATATTTTGACAAACGGTAAACAAGTTTACATGAGCTCCGCTTCAATTCAATATTTACCGTTACGTAACTGTTGGTAAATGAAGCAGTCGCGAAATTATAGGATTAATCTTATGAAAAAAACCCGACGCGGCCTACACTCTCTTATTTCCCCACCATGAGACCATGCAATGCATTGTTTTAAAATAAAAAAAGCGCAAAAGAGAACCACTTTCATTAACGCAATAACGCTATTATGACCACTACCATAATTAGTAGAATTCACGTTTTAGTGATAACGGATGGATAGAGTAACAATGAATTATTTGTTGCACTAACAGGGTATCTTTAATATTCCGCGCAATTCTCTGCCTGAATGGAAATATTTTACTTATGTGGCGCACGTTAATTTCACGCCGCAAAATAACTCTTTATTTCACGAAGTGATAATTACCCACTCTGGCATAAATTATACGCATTAATCATTAAGCCGCAGTTAACCTTTCCGGCACTGTGGCCAGCGAAAAATGGACGCCATCGCCCGCCAGGCGTGAGCAGCGTTTATCCTCTCCACCCTCGGGCTTCATTCGAAGTTTTACTGGTGCTACATCTTTTCCTGCTCACGCCATCTATCTCGCCTACCGGGCAATAGATAAGATTTATTATTCAAATGATAAAAAATCGTTATAATTTCTTTAAATATTTAATCACCAGAACGGGTAACACACTGTAATAGAAACATTTTAAGAAAAAGCCTTTTCACGCAACGCGTGCAATCGGCCATCCGGCCGTCATTGCTTTCGCTTATCGTTATCTGCAGTGCGCTATCCGTTCAGACGCTGTGTGACCGAACAAATCAGGAGTGGGTATGAACAAAAAGAGACGCTCGGTGCCGGGCATCAGACACTATGACGGTCCTGCCGGCGGCTGGGGCGCGTTAAAAGCGACGGCCATCGCGGTACGTACCCAAATGGATACCCTTGACGCTCCCGCGACGCTGCTGCGTACTAACCAGCCTGACGGCTTCGACTGCCCGGGCTGCGCGTGGCCCGATAAAGAACACAAATCGACCTTCCAGTTCTGCGAGAACGGCGCCAAAGCGGTGACCTGGGAAGCGACCAGCAAGCGCGTTACCCCCGCGTTTCTGGCAGAAAACAGCGTCTCCTCGCTGCTGGCAAAATCGGACTTTGAGCTGGAAGGGTACGGCCGGCTGACGCATCCCCTGCGCTATGACCGGGCAAGCGATACCTTCCGGCCCGTCGACTGGGACGAGGCGTTCCAGCGCATCGGCGAAGTGTTGCGCGGGCTCGAGCCGGATCGGGTCGAGTTCTATACCTCCGGGCGCGCCTCTAACGAAGCGGCGTATCTGTTCCAGCTGTTCGCGCGCGAATACGGCACCAACAACTTCCCCGACTGCTCGAACATGTGTCACGAGGCCACCAGCGTCGGCTTGCCCCGTTCGATTGGCATCGGGAAAGGAACCGTCTCGCTGGACGACTTCGACAAGACGGAGCTGGTGATCTCCATCGGCCATAATCCCGGTACGAACCATCCGCGCATGATGGGCACGCTCCACGAGCTGGCGCGGCGCAACGTGCCGATTATCGTCTTTAACCCGCTGCGCGAACGCGCGCTGGAACGCTTCGCCGATCCGCAAAGCGTGATTGAAATGGCGACCTATAGCTCCACGGACATCGCCTCCACCTACTTCCAGGTGAAGGCCGGAGGCGATGCCGCCGCGCTGAAAGGCATTGCTAAACACCTGCTGGAAATGGAGGCCGAACGCGGTGACGTGCTGGATCGCGCCTTTATTGCCGAGCACACCCAGGGCATTGAGGACTTCTCCGCCGATATCGCGCAGACCCGCTGGGACGAGATCGAACGCGAGTCAGGCCTGAGCCAGTCGGCGCTCAAACAGGTGGCCGAGGCCTATGCGAAATCGAATGCCACCATCATTACTTACGGAATGGGGATTACCCAGCACAATAAAGGTACGGCAAACGTCCGCCTGATCGCCGACCTGCTGCTGCTGCGCGGCAATATCGGCAAGCCCGGCGCGGGTATCTGCCCCCTTCGCGGTCACTCGAACGTGCAGGGTAACCGCACCGTCGGGATTAGCGAGAAGCCTACGCCGGCATTTCTGAACCGTCTGAAAGACGTGTTCGGCTTTGAGCCGCCGTCTCACCACGGACACGATGCGGTACAGGCCACACAGGCGATGATCGACGGCCGCGCGAAGGCGCTTATCTGCCTCGGCGGTAATTTTGCGGTGGCGATGCCCGATCACGAGCGGGGCTTCCCGGCGATGGGCAGCCTGGATTTAAGCGTCCACGTCGGCACCAAGCTGAACCGAACCCATCTGCTGGTGGGCAAGGAGACCTTTATTTTTCCGTGCCTTGGCCGCACGGAGCTGGATATTCAGGCCACCGGGCGTCAGTCCATTACCGTCGAAGACTCGATGTCGATGGTGCATGCCTCATCCGGCAAGCTGAAGCCCGCCTCGCCGCTGCTCCGTTCGGAACCCGCTATCGTCGCCGGCATGGCGAAAGCGACCCTGACGGAAACCCGCGTGGACTGGCTGACGCTGGTTGAGGATTACGACCGCATTCGCGAGCTGATCGAGCAGACCATTCCGGGCTTCGAGCACTACAATGCGCGGATCCGCGTGCCCGGCGGCTTCCGTATGCCGCTGCCGCCGACGCAGCGAATCTGGCCGACGGCGACGGGCAAAGCGATGTTCTCGGTGTTCGACGGCGTGCACGAAAACGCCAGCGGTGAAGGTGAGCACGTTCTGCGCCTGATCACCCTGCGCAGCCACGACCAGTACAACACCACCATTTACGCCCTGGACGACCGCTACCGCGGCGTTTTTGGCCGCCGCGACGTGCTGTTTATGAACGAAGAGGACATGGCGCAGTCAGGGCTGGAGCACGGCGACCGCGTGGATATCGAAACCGCCCTCCCCGGCAGCGTTCAGCGCCTGAACGACATTACCGTGGTGGCGTACAGCATCGCGCCGGGCACCGTCGGCGCCTATTATCCGGAGGCCAACGTGCTGGTACCGCTTGATTATCTGGACAAGGACAGCGGCACGCCGTCGTATAAATCCGTTCCGGTTCGCATCACGCTGCGCTCGAAAGAGATCCGCATGCTGTAGGGCTGCGCGCGCGTAAAAAAGATGGATATTAAACAGTTAAAATATTTAATCGCGCTCGACGAGACCCGCCATTTTGGCAAGGCGGCCTCGCAGTGCAACATCACCCAGCCGACCCTCTCCATGCGCATCCGCAGCCTGGAAGAGGAGCTGGGGCTGGTGCTGATTGCGCGCGGGCAGCGCTTTGAAGGGTTTACGCCGGAGGGAGAGCGCATCCTCGCGTGGGCGCGCGCTCTGCTGGCGGCGCACGACGGGCTACAGGCGGAGGCCGCGCTGTGCAAAGGCCAGGTGGTGGGCGAACTCCGTCTGGGGATGGTGCCGCTGGCGAGCGTCGATCCGATGATCTTTATTCGCCTGCTGACGCAAAAATACCCGGAGCTGACCTACAGCCTCTACGCCATGTCCTCGGCGCAGATTGCCGACGGCGTCAGCCGCAATCAGCTGGAGCTGGGCATTTGCTATCTCAACAGCGTCGACGCCAGCCTGTTCGACATAATCCGGCTGCCAAACACGAAGATGGGCCTGCTGCACGACACTCGCCGCTTCCGGCTCGCTCGGGAGAGCTTGACCTGGCAGGACCTGACGGATTTTCCGCTGGGGTTTCTGACCAAAGGGATGCACTACCGGGCCCACGTGGAGGCCAGCCTTAACGCGGCAGGCATTGAACCAACCTCCGTTTTCGAGAGCGACTCCACGTTCCAGATCATTCAGGCGGTGCAGAGCGGCGTGTGCTGCGCCGTCATGCCCCTGAACAACGGCCTGGAGGATCTGAACAGCCATTTCAGGATTATCCCCATCGCCGACGCGAACATTGACGCGCCTGTCGGCCTGATTATGCGCAGGCAGAAACCGGTCTCCTCCCTGGCGCTGCGCTGTTTTAACGACGCGCGGGAGATTTATCACGCCAGCAATGAGGCGTAGGCCTGACGCGTCACCGCGCTAAAGCCGTTGATGAGCACCGCGTCGCAGACGGCCCGGTGTTCCGGCGAGCTCACCAGCGCGTGGAGCGCGTCGCGAAGGGCCTCAAGGGTGTCAGGTTGAGTCTGCTGCGAGGTAATCAGCGGCAGTCCCGGCGTCAGCGGCGTATGGTCAATGACCGTCAGCCCCTTAAGACTTACCGGCTCGTGGCACTGCAGCAGCGCCCAGGTGACGCAGTCGATGGCCGCGATATCCCCCGCCCCGCGTTTGACGTCAATC from Enterobacter chengduensis includes:
- a CDS encoding LysR family transcriptional regulator encodes the protein MDIKQLKYLIALDETRHFGKAASQCNITQPTLSMRIRSLEEELGLVLIARGQRFEGFTPEGERILAWARALLAAHDGLQAEAALCKGQVVGELRLGMVPLASVDPMIFIRLLTQKYPELTYSLYAMSSAQIADGVSRNQLELGICYLNSVDASLFDIIRLPNTKMGLLHDTRRFRLARESLTWQDLTDFPLGFLTKGMHYRAHVEASLNAAGIEPTSVFESDSTFQIIQAVQSGVCCAVMPLNNGLEDLNSHFRIIPIADANIDAPVGLIMRRQKPVSSLALRCFNDAREIYHASNEA
- a CDS encoding FdhF/YdeP family oxidoreductase, whose translation is MNKKRRSVPGIRHYDGPAGGWGALKATAIAVRTQMDTLDAPATLLRTNQPDGFDCPGCAWPDKEHKSTFQFCENGAKAVTWEATSKRVTPAFLAENSVSSLLAKSDFELEGYGRLTHPLRYDRASDTFRPVDWDEAFQRIGEVLRGLEPDRVEFYTSGRASNEAAYLFQLFAREYGTNNFPDCSNMCHEATSVGLPRSIGIGKGTVSLDDFDKTELVISIGHNPGTNHPRMMGTLHELARRNVPIIVFNPLRERALERFADPQSVIEMATYSSTDIASTYFQVKAGGDAAALKGIAKHLLEMEAERGDVLDRAFIAEHTQGIEDFSADIAQTRWDEIERESGLSQSALKQVAEAYAKSNATIITYGMGITQHNKGTANVRLIADLLLLRGNIGKPGAGICPLRGHSNVQGNRTVGISEKPTPAFLNRLKDVFGFEPPSHHGHDAVQATQAMIDGRAKALICLGGNFAVAMPDHERGFPAMGSLDLSVHVGTKLNRTHLLVGKETFIFPCLGRTELDIQATGRQSITVEDSMSMVHASSGKLKPASPLLRSEPAIVAGMAKATLTETRVDWLTLVEDYDRIRELIEQTIPGFEHYNARIRVPGGFRMPLPPTQRIWPTATGKAMFSVFDGVHENASGEGEHVLRLITLRSHDQYNTTIYALDDRYRGVFGRRDVLFMNEEDMAQSGLEHGDRVDIETALPGSVQRLNDITVVAYSIAPGTVGAYYPEANVLVPLDYLDKDSGTPSYKSVPVRITLRSKEIRML
- a CDS encoding DotU family type VI secretion system protein, encoding MQERQDTGSDAAFTGASSNNQLVAAANPLLNAIPQIRHSVSHDDQVALRQRLIDEIRRFEVRCQQAGLPYEVIVGARYCLCTALDEAAALTPWGSSGVWSSNGLLVTFHNETWGGEKFFQLLARLSQNPREHILLLEMINFCLLLGFEGRYRVLDNGRTQLETIKQRLWQMIRGVRGSYPPALSPHPEDRPVLRKLWRPMVPLWACVALAGFIACLFYIVLNWRLGDNTSPVLAKIYQSQLPETTIQQPARQLPAVLNLRGFLKPEIEAGLVAVKDEADRSVVILKGDGLFASASTVVRDRYEPVINRIAQAMNNVSGKILVVGYSDNVPIRSARFASNYELSLERARSVQKMLQESLSQPGRVKAEGRGEINPVAPNTTPENRARNRRVEITLLVSPENTQAELNGLPQGN
- the tssK gene encoding type VI secretion system baseplate subunit TssK yields the protein MTKAEKVVWTEGMFLRPHHFQRTESYLLNHVREWGALQRSYLWGFLDVELDEAMLRQGCIALSYCSGLLPDGTFFQVRNGRNGPVPLSIPDNLTNEKVVLALPVRRGEREEVIFSEESSSLARFVAFEQEVEDDNAMSVGDATVQFGRLRLTLMLEKDLTAEWTAIGVAFVTEKRNDNHVRLDNSYIPPMLNANNSPQIYSMNNDLHGLLVQRSQQIGGRLRQPGRFNTSELIEFTLLSLVNRHLGEVSHLKTLPLLHPETLWRSWLPFATELATWTSQRAAESVLPIYDHDDLANCFSKLMLMLRQGLSLVMEDHAIQLPLNERSHGLNIATVPETSMVREFGFVLAVKANVPGEHLQTHFPAQMKVAPVSKIRDLVQLQLPGIMLRAMPVAPPQIPWHAGYSYFELEKGSELWHEMDKSGAFALHLAGEFPGLDMEFWAIRSPTE
- the tssJ gene encoding type VI secretion system lipoprotein TssJ codes for the protein MNHKNFHKLWLFFYAVIFALVSGCTSSSHSDPSRYNLQFQAHPQINDSAPLKVRVLLLKSDADFMSSDFYSLQNNASATLGANLLNSDVFFLMPGQLSKTLSGQSSPEARYIGVMAEYQMLDGKKWRVSLPLPVPGENHIYQFWKGSADELQANVFLDVNGIRVISQ